AGGATCGCTTCAACAGCGGGCAGAGCCACTCGAACGGGACGGAGAATCTCTACGCCCACCAGATGGGCAACGGCGAGAGCCTGCTGCGCACGAAGCTCCAGGAGCGGTTGGACAGCCTGGGCATCCCGCTCACGGCGGCGAACATCGTGGCGCGGGTGCAGACGCAATCGTGTGCGGGCTGCCATCAGCTGAGCACCAAGGCGGAGCTCGGAGGCGGGCTCATCTGGCCCGAGAAGAAGACGCAATTCACCTTCGTGCACGTGAGCGAGCGCACGACGGAGACGGGGCCGGATGGTTCGCGCTTCGGGCTCTCGGAAGCGCTGGTGGGCACCTTCCTCCCGCCGCGGCAGCAGTTGCTGGAGGCCTTCCTCGAGCGGCGCCCGCCCTTCGACAAGCACCCGGACCCGGAGGACGAGTGCCAGGCGCCGGAGGTGCGCGGGGCGCGGGCGGAGAAGCCCGGCAAGGACAAGCCGGACAAGGACAAGGACCGGTGCGAGGACGAGGAGGGCTGAGGACACTCCCGAGCGAGGCGGCTTGCCCTGCGAGCGGCCGGGCACCTACGGTGGTGGGCGCGCAATGGAGCGCGGCCTCCATTCGTAGGAGAGGACATGAACGTCGTAGGCCTTCGAGCAATGGGGACCCGGTTCTTCCGTTACGTGCGAGACCCGCGCGTGCCGCTGTGGCGGAGGCTGGCCGGGCTGTTCGCCGTCATCTACTTCGTGTCGCCCGTGGACGCGCTGCCGGACATCGTGCCCATCCTGGGCTGGCTGGACGACCTGGGCGTGCTGTCGGCGGCGGCCTTCTTCATGGTGCGCGAGGTGCAGCGCTACCAGCCGGAGGGGGAGCCGTCGGGCTGGCCCGAGCCGGTGGACGCGGGCCGGACGGGCACGCCTCCGCTGCGCGAGCGCTGAGCGGCGCTGCCCGAGCACCTCAGCCCAGCAGCTCCAGCTTTCGGAGCCGCGGGGCCACTCGCTCCTGGAAGGTGCGCTCGAAGACGAGCGCCTGGCGCACGGGGCCGAGGATGCCCCAGTGCGACAGCTCGGGCTCGGGGTGGGCTTCCAGCACCCGGAGTGCCTGGGGGACGTCCGCCAGCGCGCGCCGGGCCTGCTCCTGGTGCGGCGCGAGCGTCTGGGCCACCAGGTGCCGCCAATCCTTGCGCGTGGAGGCGGGGAAGCGCTGGAGCGACACGTCCGCGTAGGCCCAGCCGTAGTCCCCGTGCTCGCCCTCGTCCGCGAGCGTGGTGTCCAGCACGGCCCTCAGCCCCGGCTGGGTGCAGCGCGCGCGCAGATCCTCGATGTAGCCCACCGACAGCGTCTCGTTGATGCAGAGCATGGTGAGGGCGGTGGCCAGCGCCCGCTCGGGCATGGGCGCCTTCAGGAAGCCCTCCGGGTCCAGGAGCGGCAACGGCTCCGGCAGGAGGACGGGTGCTCCGAGGGCCTCGCAGACCGCGGCGCAGAGCGCGGTGTGCCGCACCTCGTCCTCCACCGCTTCCACGGCGCCCGCGTACACCTCCAGCGGGTCTCCACTGCCCACCACCTCGGTGAGGAAGCGGGTGAGGATCTGGATGGAGCGGAACTCGCTCTGGGCCCGCTCCTGCCAGGTGCGCCGCACCCGAGGGAGCAGCTCCGGGGGCACCGCCTCCGGGCGCAACGAGGTGAGCTCCGGCGGCGTGCCCACCGTCTTCTGGTGGAGGCGCTGGAAGAGGCCCCCGGTGTGCTTGAGCGTCCTCATGGCTGCTGGCACG
The sequence above is drawn from the Archangium gephyra genome and encodes:
- a CDS encoding YkvA family protein — encoded protein: MNVVGLRAMGTRFFRYVRDPRVPLWRRLAGLFAVIYFVSPVDALPDIVPILGWLDDLGVLSAAAFFMVREVQRYQPEGEPSGWPEPVDAGRTGTPPLRER
- a CDS encoding ferritin-like domain-containing protein, which codes for MRTLKHTGGLFQRLHQKTVGTPPELTSLRPEAVPPELLPRVRRTWQERAQSEFRSIQILTRFLTEVVGSGDPLEVYAGAVEAVEDEVRHTALCAAVCEALGAPVLLPEPLPLLDPEGFLKAPMPERALATALTMLCINETLSVGYIEDLRARCTQPGLRAVLDTTLADEGEHGDYGWAYADVSLQRFPASTRKDWRHLVAQTLAPHQEQARRALADVPQALRVLEAHPEPELSHWGILGPVRQALVFERTFQERVAPRLRKLELLG